One genomic segment of Hydrocarboniclastica marina includes these proteins:
- a CDS encoding 3-isopropylmalate dehydratase large subunit, which produces MRQTIAEKIFSRVAGREVSASTEAVFSPDLITAYDYPGYIDKYEQQMIELGVERVKHPERFVLFIDHLYPAGTPKAQQVHEITRRFAKRYGFKLHEGDGIGHQVISEKGYIRPGMFVTHFDGHISTIGALGALGIGIRNSMIEAFATEEVALVVPGSVRVNFTGSLQRGVTSRDVFHWIVRQIGPDGCRQAVIEYGGEGLKSMEMDERFTLCNLAMFLGGVSAVMETDEQTDTYLKQTTGESHPPMAPDPGARYEKEVTVNLSEVEPILVAPPSPANTIAISEAVGTRIDSGYIGSCASGRIKDFQQAVEILEGRHVAEFFRLNAVPTTTRIQAQMSELGLTPKLIAAGAQVHVSTCDFCIGQMGALTDGERSVSTGTLNIPGRMGSNRAEIYTASPYTIAATAIHGKIVDPRTMF; this is translated from the coding sequence ATGAGACAGACAATCGCAGAAAAAATCTTTTCCCGTGTTGCAGGCCGCGAGGTCAGCGCCAGCACGGAGGCCGTTTTTTCGCCGGACCTGATCACGGCGTACGACTACCCGGGTTACATCGACAAGTATGAGCAGCAGATGATTGAGCTCGGGGTTGAGCGCGTCAAACATCCCGAGCGCTTCGTCCTGTTCATTGATCACCTTTACCCTGCAGGCACACCGAAAGCACAGCAGGTCCACGAGATTACCCGCAGGTTTGCAAAGCGCTACGGTTTCAAGCTGCACGAAGGGGATGGCATCGGACACCAGGTGATTTCCGAGAAAGGCTATATCCGGCCGGGCATGTTTGTGACCCATTTCGATGGCCACATCAGTACCATCGGAGCCCTGGGCGCTTTGGGAATAGGCATCCGCAACAGCATGATTGAAGCATTCGCCACGGAAGAAGTCGCCCTCGTGGTGCCCGGTTCAGTTCGCGTCAACTTTACCGGCTCGCTACAACGCGGGGTCACTTCGCGCGATGTCTTCCACTGGATCGTTCGCCAGATCGGCCCGGACGGATGCCGCCAGGCGGTGATCGAGTACGGCGGCGAAGGCCTCAAGAGCATGGAGATGGACGAGCGTTTTACGCTGTGCAACCTGGCAATGTTCCTGGGCGGTGTATCGGCGGTCATGGAAACGGATGAGCAGACAGACACCTATCTGAAGCAGACAACCGGGGAAAGCCACCCGCCTATGGCACCTGATCCCGGGGCACGGTACGAGAAAGAAGTTACCGTCAACCTGTCCGAAGTGGAGCCGATTCTGGTCGCGCCGCCCTCACCCGCTAACACCATCGCCATCAGCGAGGCCGTAGGTACCCGCATCGACTCGGGCTATATCGGCTCCTGCGCCAGTGGCCGAATCAAGGATTTCCAGCAGGCCGTTGAGATACTTGAAGGCCGGCATGTCGCTGAGTTTTTCCGTTTGAATGCCGTTCCGACGACGACACGGATTCAGGCCCAGATGAGCGAACTCGGACTGACACCGAAGCTGATAGCGGCCGGGGCACAGGTTCATGTCTCTACCTGTGATTTCTGTATCGGCCAGATGGGCGCCCTCACCGACGGCGAGCGGTCTGTTTCAACCGGGACGCTGAACATTCCGGGACGAATGGGCAGCAATCGTGCCGAGATCTATACGGCCAGTCCGTACACCATCGCCGCGACCGCCATCCACGGGAAAATCGTTGATCCACGCACAATGTTCTGA
- a CDS encoding TetR/AcrR family transcriptional regulator — MQEPLIAPDHRTADEDDSVRRQERSEVTKQRILDASERLFASKSFASVSLREIAKAASVGVATVNYHLGSKDDLLKAVFLRRATELNRERVALLSKSEQSSNGSAIPLRQIMRALLLPGIRWSFDQGQRGLFIQFMIRCQLDPSSPLYELFYRDVRHLQRFVPHLKRTLPELDEADIHWRLHFTLGALHYTITDLNRLDQVSNGLCNTSSMDETVERIVTSSEAAFRAGPFGAC, encoded by the coding sequence ATGCAAGAGCCACTGATCGCTCCCGATCACCGAACTGCGGACGAAGACGACAGCGTTCGGCGGCAGGAGCGGAGTGAGGTCACCAAGCAGCGTATTCTGGACGCATCGGAACGGTTGTTTGCCAGTAAAAGCTTCGCGTCTGTCTCGTTACGGGAGATAGCGAAGGCCGCTTCAGTGGGTGTCGCCACCGTCAACTACCACCTCGGCAGCAAGGATGACCTGCTAAAAGCCGTCTTTCTTCGTCGCGCGACCGAACTCAACAGGGAGCGGGTCGCTTTGCTCAGTAAGTCAGAGCAGTCGTCGAATGGCTCAGCAATACCCTTGAGACAGATCATGCGGGCGCTTCTGCTACCGGGCATTCGCTGGTCTTTTGACCAGGGCCAGCGGGGGCTGTTCATTCAGTTCATGATTCGGTGCCAGCTGGACCCTTCATCTCCGCTATACGAACTTTTCTATAGGGATGTGCGGCATCTCCAGCGCTTTGTCCCTCACCTGAAGCGGACACTACCTGAGCTCGATGAAGCCGACATTCACTGGCGTCTGCATTTCACCCTTGGCGCTTTGCACTACACCATCACCGACCTGAATCGGTTAGATCAGGTCAGCAATGGGCTCTGCAATACGAGCAGCATGGATGAGACAGTCGAGCGGATTGTGACATCCAGCGAAGCCGCTTTCCGCGCAGGCCCTTTCGGCGCGTGTTGA
- a CDS encoding type II toxin-antitoxin system HipA family toxin, with product MTSRPPQGPGELYVWVWLPGATEPVVAGRLAQQGGNYRFNYGQSFLQRQQKQSNPFSLYEPELPLKRGLLQPLRGLDMAGCLRDGSPDAWGRRVIIHRLVNKADRRNTELDELVYMLESGSDRIGALDFQASPTQYQPRQAENAALHELLEASDRVDRGEPLPPELARAIQHGSSIGGARPKALIEDRGIKYVAKFSSSSDTYNVVKGEFIAMRLASLAGLHVAQVRMAHSMGKDVLLVERFDRSLAPDGGWTRRLMVSALTMLGLNEMMARYASYEDLAAVVRKRFINPSDTNRELFSRLIFNVLTGNTDDHARNHAAFWDGKRLTLSPAYDICPQGRTGNVASQGMIIAGRENASTLLACVRAAGSFGVSEAEALEEMDRQEAVIREHWTAVCDEAGLSKTDRAFFWNRQFLNPSIKE from the coding sequence ATGACTTCTAGACCACCGCAAGGGCCGGGCGAACTGTACGTCTGGGTCTGGCTTCCTGGTGCTACGGAACCCGTAGTGGCCGGGCGCTTAGCCCAGCAGGGCGGAAACTACCGCTTCAACTACGGTCAGAGCTTCTTGCAGCGTCAGCAAAAACAGAGCAATCCGTTCTCCCTTTACGAGCCTGAGCTGCCGCTGAAGAGGGGACTCCTGCAGCCGCTAAGAGGTCTGGACATGGCAGGATGTCTGCGCGATGGTTCTCCGGACGCCTGGGGCCGGCGCGTAATTATTCACCGGCTGGTAAACAAGGCCGACCGGAGAAATACCGAGCTGGACGAACTGGTTTACATGCTTGAATCCGGATCGGACCGAATCGGCGCCCTGGACTTCCAAGCCTCTCCGACCCAGTACCAGCCCCGACAAGCGGAAAATGCGGCACTGCATGAGCTGTTGGAAGCGTCCGACCGTGTTGACAGAGGTGAGCCCCTGCCACCGGAGTTGGCCCGCGCGATTCAGCACGGCAGCTCCATTGGCGGAGCGAGGCCTAAGGCCCTGATCGAGGACCGGGGCATCAAATACGTGGCTAAGTTCTCCTCATCCTCTGACACCTACAATGTCGTCAAAGGCGAATTCATAGCCATGCGGCTGGCCAGTCTGGCCGGGCTCCATGTAGCCCAGGTCAGAATGGCTCACAGCATGGGCAAAGATGTCCTGCTGGTGGAGCGATTCGACCGGAGTCTGGCTCCCGACGGCGGCTGGACTCGGCGCCTTATGGTGTCCGCGCTGACGATGCTGGGGTTGAATGAAATGATGGCCCGGTACGCAAGCTATGAAGACCTGGCTGCCGTTGTACGCAAACGGTTCATCAATCCCTCGGACACCAACCGCGAGCTGTTTTCGCGTCTGATTTTCAACGTCCTTACCGGCAATACCGACGACCACGCCCGAAACCATGCCGCTTTCTGGGATGGCAAAAGGCTGACCCTCTCCCCTGCATACGACATCTGCCCTCAGGGCCGCACCGGTAACGTGGCCTCTCAAGGGATGATTATCGCAGGCCGAGAAAATGCCAGCACCCTGCTGGCCTGTGTTCGGGCGGCGGGAAGTTTCGGCGTAAGCGAGGCCGAAGCCCTTGAAGAGATGGATCGCCAGGAAGCAGTGATCCGTGAACACTGGACGGCTGTGTGTGACGAAGCGGGGCTCTCTAAAACAGACCGCGCTTTTTTCTGGAACCGACAATTCCTCAACCCCTCCATCAAAGAATAA
- the tnpA gene encoding IS66 family insertion sequence element accessory protein TnpA, protein MVFFPTVSSHVPTQGYPDVPEQWQTLADQQRNSGLSAAKLCKQVGVGYACFCNWRKRLSSYPAVAPTLASASY, encoded by the coding sequence ATGGTATTTTTCCCTACTGTATCCTCACACGTTCCGACACAAGGTTACCCCGATGTCCCGGAACAATGGCAAACCCTGGCTGATCAGCAGCGTAATAGCGGCCTATCAGCCGCAAAGTTATGTAAGCAGGTGGGCGTCGGCTATGCCTGCTTCTGCAATTGGCGCAAGCGCTTATCCAGCTATCCGGCAGTGGCACCGACTTTGGCGTCCGCCTCCTACTAG
- a CDS encoding 3-isopropylmalate dehydratase → MLPKICGRAAWVFQEPNFDIDLIVGVDHMKTQDIETLKSACMTDYDPDFPRQVSEGDVIIGGKNFGYGHPHYPSCRALRALGITAIIAESFSPGFYRGESSNGYPLIECPHITDVVTRWQTITFDWHTEKLTIE, encoded by the coding sequence ATGCTTCCAAAAATCTGCGGCCGGGCTGCCTGGGTCTTCCAGGAACCGAATTTTGATATCGATCTGATCGTTGGTGTCGATCACATGAAAACGCAGGACATTGAGACCCTGAAGTCAGCTTGCATGACAGACTACGATCCGGACTTCCCCCGTCAGGTTTCCGAGGGCGATGTCATCATCGGGGGAAAGAATTTCGGATACGGGCACCCGCACTACCCGTCGTGCCGAGCTCTAAGAGCACTGGGGATCACCGCCATAATAGCCGAGTCGTTTTCACCGGGGTTCTACCGGGGCGAGTCGTCAAACGGCTATCCGCTGATCGAGTGCCCCCATATCACCGATGTGGTAACACGCTGGCAGACGATCACCTTTGACTGGCACACAGAAAAGCTCACCATCGAGTAA
- a CDS encoding cadherin-like domain-containing protein — protein sequence MRKGSFLRRLKPAFAIGLVLFGCSASGAWASHFRGGSITWQALELDSDGQVNDVEVTIKTAWALNGSNALSLNAPGLTFTQVGNDSIIDLGDSPEAAGKYTLRTAIFRAKDLDLTTSYPVNFSACCRISTLVNNSDDPWNIQTVINLQDGNLAPKVELPIIFEVPQIQQDDAVLADWSFNTGSTDPNADKLKFRLANVSEMGDPSATQPPGFSINPNTGTLSWTGSGTLAPGLYSAGIVAEDLDSTGVIKSKSHVDFILYLQNKKAVQFTTSANVPETRNVIVEKGTTFSFDVTGTAIETTSLGDVQGALSESAQTAGTFTFDPAALHPAAYPITFEVRDTTATATKSYLILNFIVPDPDAPRIANIEADRTIYGANVQQLVDKDLDAVVTDANNPDFNGGVLKFNVVFTDGQYEVLGVNSVGDGAGEIRRDGRDIYYEGNLIGLVDSREDGAGRALKISFTSANATPAALTALVRSLTYEDTFTLRSDSDRNLSIYLRDADGKSNSYSLYTDVQAHPDRPLSGGPVEAANRLSIVEGTSYTLSTEELNYADPDTDPADIVLTPSSVVAGQFESISSPGIALVSFTQKEVDLGQVSFVHDGSVSAPSYDISASDGTTATTPKAADITFTGLTDTDGDGVPDHVETTDEGTDPNDPKDVKDTDGDGIPDYVEENQENTDPTDKKDYRDTDGDGVPDFVEVKEGTGPGDPKGYKDADGDGVPDYYEQNVDGTDPNDPKNVKDTDGDGVPDYYETKIDGTDPLSKSSVKDRDGDQVPDYIEIFVDGTDPETAAEFKDSDNDGIPDYVELFVTDSTPPVVSAPPAVTLQGTGLYTKVTRAQLESLGIASASDGKDSGNCCSPYPKSLVDNEPFFPPGRHKIVWAAQDAAGNIGQASQILDIKPLVSLGKDQTLPEGATGSIRIILNGRAPEYPVRVPFTVSGSATHPEDHNLVSGEALIESGLEVTVPIRLVADAVPEADETVVVKLGEGVNRGPNFRHRLTISERNIAPQVQLVVSQSDSERLTVLRDGGLVHVLSMVSDANAKDVHSYSWDIGFLQDLDDDPSIVTIDPSSLELGKAYPIHLTVSDSGSPVLRKSVGVTLKAMDELKTLSASADSDGDGVADADEGYQDTDQDGIPDYLDSSGNDCSVVPEQIADQQRYLMESDAGTCLKLSNYSLFAVNGGANLMEQEDIAQQLQSSIYVDTDVKNVGGIFDFSVDQLPDAGQSVHIAIPQRAAIPENAVYRKFDTVRRWHDFTVNGANRLSSAAGEPGFCPPAGSALYTAGLTAGDWCVQLTIEDGGPNDADGEPNGTVVDPGGVGVIAGLDNGGTVRTSGGGGAVGLAGLLVLLGIGAVGRKKARSGPSASRSCLGLMLAGTFTAAMVAQPATVQAAERELEPLYLTANLGYAFTDISEGDMDRRFTAAGYDAETLSTDGSRFGWSIGGGYRFTDRIALEVGFIDLGDVDVSFRSTPIDRAVSDVHPESGHGPAVSMLYRHPVSERLGVSARLGMFFWEGDFKTSQSEARVGNSSEKGQDFYYGLGLDYTYNREWSLLTEIQRFEFDRDASYFPSVGVVFRFPEWLKK from the coding sequence ATGAGAAAAGGAAGCTTTTTGCGGAGGCTCAAACCAGCCTTTGCGATTGGGCTTGTGTTGTTTGGCTGTAGCGCTTCAGGGGCCTGGGCCAGCCATTTTAGGGGCGGTTCTATTACCTGGCAGGCTTTGGAGCTGGATAGCGACGGCCAGGTTAACGATGTCGAAGTCACCATCAAGACCGCATGGGCCCTCAATGGGTCGAATGCGTTGTCTCTGAATGCGCCCGGTCTGACCTTTACCCAGGTTGGCAATGATTCGATCATCGACCTGGGCGACAGCCCCGAAGCTGCGGGAAAGTATACGCTGCGCACCGCTATCTTCCGGGCAAAAGACCTCGACCTGACAACCTCTTATCCCGTTAACTTCAGCGCGTGTTGCCGCATATCCACGCTGGTGAATAACAGCGACGACCCCTGGAACATCCAGACCGTTATTAACCTCCAGGATGGCAACCTCGCGCCCAAGGTAGAGCTGCCGATCATCTTCGAGGTACCGCAGATACAACAGGACGACGCCGTGTTGGCGGACTGGTCCTTCAACACTGGCTCCACGGATCCCAATGCCGACAAGCTCAAATTCCGCCTGGCGAACGTCAGCGAGATGGGCGACCCCAGCGCTACCCAGCCTCCAGGCTTCTCGATCAATCCCAATACCGGCACCCTTAGCTGGACCGGTTCAGGCACCCTTGCGCCGGGCCTCTACAGCGCTGGCATTGTGGCTGAAGATCTCGACTCTACAGGCGTCATCAAGTCGAAGTCGCACGTGGACTTTATTCTTTACCTGCAGAACAAGAAAGCGGTGCAGTTCACCACCTCCGCTAACGTGCCTGAAACGCGAAACGTCATTGTCGAAAAAGGGACAACCTTCTCGTTTGACGTCACCGGAACGGCTATCGAGACCACGAGTCTTGGTGATGTTCAGGGTGCCCTGAGCGAGTCAGCGCAAACTGCGGGAACCTTCACCTTTGATCCGGCAGCCCTCCACCCGGCGGCGTACCCTATTACATTTGAAGTACGTGACACGACGGCGACCGCTACCAAGAGCTATCTCATCCTGAACTTTATCGTGCCGGATCCGGACGCGCCCCGTATTGCCAACATTGAAGCTGACCGGACCATTTATGGTGCGAACGTGCAGCAACTGGTAGACAAGGATCTTGACGCGGTTGTCACCGACGCCAATAACCCGGACTTCAACGGCGGTGTTCTGAAGTTCAACGTGGTCTTCACCGATGGCCAGTACGAAGTGCTGGGGGTTAATTCCGTGGGCGACGGCGCGGGTGAGATCCGCCGAGACGGACGCGATATCTATTACGAGGGCAACCTCATCGGCCTGGTCGATTCCCGCGAAGACGGAGCCGGAAGAGCGCTGAAGATCAGTTTTACTTCCGCCAATGCGACGCCGGCTGCGCTGACCGCGCTGGTGCGTAGCCTGACCTACGAGGATACCTTTACGCTGCGTTCCGATAGCGACCGCAACCTGTCGATCTACCTGCGCGACGCCGACGGCAAGAGTAATTCGTACAGTTTGTATACCGATGTTCAGGCACATCCGGACCGTCCGCTTTCAGGCGGCCCTGTAGAAGCGGCCAACCGGCTGTCCATCGTCGAGGGCACCAGCTATACCCTCAGCACAGAGGAACTGAATTACGCGGATCCCGATACTGATCCGGCCGATATTGTCCTGACGCCCTCAAGCGTAGTCGCGGGCCAGTTTGAATCCATCAGTTCGCCCGGCATCGCTCTGGTCAGTTTCACCCAGAAAGAAGTCGATCTGGGCCAGGTCTCGTTCGTGCATGACGGCAGTGTTTCGGCGCCGAGTTACGACATTTCTGCCAGCGACGGCACCACTGCGACAACACCTAAAGCTGCTGACATAACCTTTACGGGTCTTACCGATACCGACGGTGATGGCGTGCCTGACCATGTTGAAACGACGGATGAGGGTACCGATCCCAACGACCCGAAAGACGTCAAGGACACGGACGGCGACGGCATTCCGGATTACGTCGAGGAGAACCAGGAAAACACTGATCCGACCGACAAGAAAGACTACCGTGATACCGACGGCGACGGCGTACCCGATTTTGTTGAAGTGAAGGAAGGTACCGGCCCGGGTGACCCCAAGGGGTACAAGGATGCCGATGGTGACGGCGTTCCCGATTATTACGAGCAGAACGTCGATGGCACCGATCCGAATGACCCTAAAAATGTCAAAGATACCGATGGTGATGGGGTGCCCGACTATTACGAAACCAAGATAGACGGGACCGATCCGCTTTCAAAGTCCAGCGTTAAGGACCGGGACGGCGACCAAGTGCCCGATTACATCGAGATTTTCGTGGACGGGACCGATCCAGAGACAGCGGCAGAGTTCAAGGATTCCGACAATGACGGTATTCCGGATTACGTGGAGCTTTTCGTCACGGACAGCACACCACCGGTTGTCTCCGCGCCACCTGCGGTAACACTGCAGGGAACAGGGCTGTATACCAAGGTTACCCGTGCACAGCTTGAATCGCTGGGTATTGCATCGGCCTCCGACGGCAAAGACAGCGGTAATTGCTGCAGTCCGTACCCCAAGTCACTGGTCGATAACGAGCCGTTCTTCCCACCGGGAAGACACAAGATCGTCTGGGCGGCCCAGGATGCAGCCGGCAACATCGGCCAGGCCAGCCAGATTCTGGACATCAAGCCGCTGGTCAGCCTGGGTAAGGACCAGACGCTGCCAGAAGGCGCGACCGGCTCGATCCGGATCATTCTGAACGGTCGGGCGCCTGAATACCCGGTACGTGTACCTTTCACGGTGAGCGGGTCGGCCACCCATCCGGAAGATCACAACCTGGTGTCCGGTGAAGCGCTTATCGAATCAGGTCTCGAGGTGACGGTGCCGATACGTCTTGTAGCCGATGCAGTACCAGAAGCTGATGAGACCGTCGTCGTGAAGCTCGGGGAAGGCGTTAACCGGGGTCCCAACTTCCGCCACCGCCTGACCATCAGCGAGCGTAATATTGCCCCGCAGGTGCAACTGGTCGTCAGCCAGAGCGACAGCGAGCGTCTTACGGTCCTGCGTGATGGTGGGCTGGTCCATGTGCTGAGTATGGTTTCTGACGCAAACGCAAAGGACGTGCACAGCTATAGCTGGGATATTGGCTTCCTGCAGGACCTCGATGACGATCCCAGTATCGTTACGATTGACCCGAGCAGCCTGGAGCTGGGCAAGGCCTATCCGATCCACCTGACGGTCAGCGACAGTGGTAGCCCGGTGCTGCGCAAAAGTGTCGGCGTGACCCTTAAGGCGATGGACGAACTGAAGACGCTTTCTGCTTCAGCTGATAGCGACGGCGACGGGGTTGCCGATGCGGATGAAGGCTATCAGGACACGGACCAGGACGGCATTCCTGACTATCTGGACAGCAGTGGCAACGACTGTAGCGTCGTGCCTGAACAGATCGCTGATCAGCAGCGCTACCTGATGGAAAGCGACGCCGGCACCTGTCTGAAACTGAGTAACTACTCGCTGTTTGCCGTAAATGGTGGAGCTAACCTCATGGAGCAGGAAGATATCGCCCAGCAGCTGCAGAGTTCGATCTATGTCGATACCGACGTGAAGAACGTGGGCGGGATTTTCGACTTCAGTGTTGATCAGTTGCCTGACGCCGGACAGAGTGTCCATATTGCGATACCACAGCGCGCGGCAATTCCTGAAAATGCTGTTTACCGCAAGTTCGACACCGTTCGCCGCTGGCATGACTTTACCGTCAACGGCGCCAACCGGTTGAGTTCGGCAGCCGGTGAGCCAGGGTTCTGTCCGCCTGCGGGTAGCGCTTTGTACACCGCAGGGCTGACGGCAGGAGACTGGTGCGTTCAGTTGACCATCGAAGATGGTGGCCCGAACGATGCTGATGGCGAGCCTAACGGGACGGTCGTTGATCCCGGCGGCGTCGGCGTGATTGCCGGTCTCGATAATGGTGGCACGGTGCGCACTTCAGGCGGTGGCGGCGCGGTTGGTCTGGCGGGTTTGCTGGTGCTGTTGGGCATCGGCGCGGTGGGGCGCAAAAAGGCCAGATCTGGCCCAAGCGCCAGCCGTTCCTGCCTGGGACTGATGCTTGCAGGAACCTTTACCGCGGCCATGGTTGCGCAGCCCGCAACCGTGCAGGCGGCTGAAAGGGAGCTTGAGCCTCTGTACCTGACAGCCAACCTGGGTTACGCCTTCACCGACATCAGTGAAGGCGACATGGACCGGCGGTTTACCGCCGCCGGGTACGATGCCGAGACACTGTCAACGGACGGCAGCCGGTTTGGCTGGAGTATCGGCGGTGGCTACCGGTTCACCGACCGGATTGCCCTTGAGGTCGGCTTTATTGACCTTGGCGACGTGGATGTGAGTTTCAGGTCTACGCCGATCGACCGGGCGGTCTCAGATGTTCATCCGGAATCCGGTCATGGCCCTGCAGTGTCGATGCTCTATCGACACCCGGTCTCTGAGCGGTTGGGCGTCAGCGCGCGCCTGGGTATGTTCTTCTGGGAAGGCGACTTCAAGACCAGCCAGAGTGAAGCCAGAGTCGGCAACAGTAGCGAGAAAGGCCAGGACTTCTATTACGGGCTGGGACTGGACTACACCTACAACCGCGAATGGTCGTTGCTAACGGAAATTCAGCGTTTCGAATTCGACCGGGATGCCAGTTACTTTCCGTCGGTGGGTGTCGTCTTCCGGTTTCCAGAGTGGTTGAAAAAGTAG
- the dctP gene encoding TRAP transporter substrate-binding protein DctP, whose product MMSFVRRVTIGAAVAACLSSGAAVAEDTFNFRVTSALSPNHGQWQGFFKPWMEKVEEESDGRISFTTFVSGELVKATNEPDALKQGIVQIAAPLLPTYDPALFPMSEVPMLPLAKSSPKIGSLALKALLESDVPLKDGKTFSELEYEANGLVAIPITISEEYSISTTGQRFETVEDVKSVTLRTPSRIHEMYAANVGINSITMPAFDLFDALSRGAVDGSFLFISDWTGYGFDELFKYTVTDVNLGHFASVMAVTEEQWNKLPEDLQKIMLGAADEQITEGAQLWVDRREKIMKETKAKGAEFVSVHDLPPEVSKLLMSGMEQTWFDYIAKLEEKGLPGTELARLWRDIVIEQGGDVPAAIHDL is encoded by the coding sequence ATGATGTCGTTTGTTCGTCGCGTGACCATTGGTGCAGCCGTCGCCGCGTGCCTGTCCTCCGGGGCAGCTGTGGCGGAGGATACGTTTAACTTCCGTGTGACGTCCGCCTTGAGCCCCAATCACGGGCAATGGCAGGGTTTTTTCAAGCCCTGGATGGAAAAAGTGGAGGAAGAGAGCGACGGTCGTATTTCCTTTACGACCTTTGTATCGGGCGAGCTGGTCAAGGCGACCAATGAGCCAGATGCGTTAAAGCAGGGTATCGTTCAGATTGCAGCACCGCTGCTTCCAACCTACGACCCGGCGCTGTTTCCGATGTCCGAAGTGCCGATGCTGCCGCTTGCGAAGTCCAGCCCCAAAATCGGCAGCCTGGCTCTGAAGGCACTATTGGAAAGTGATGTACCGTTGAAGGACGGCAAGACCTTCTCCGAACTTGAGTATGAGGCAAACGGCCTGGTCGCGATTCCCATCACGATTTCGGAAGAATACTCCATTTCAACCACAGGCCAGCGCTTTGAAACTGTTGAGGATGTCAAGAGCGTCACGCTGCGGACGCCCTCGCGGATTCATGAGATGTATGCAGCGAATGTCGGCATCAATTCCATCACCATGCCGGCCTTCGACCTGTTCGATGCGCTCAGCCGTGGCGCGGTCGACGGCAGCTTCCTGTTCATCTCGGACTGGACGGGCTACGGGTTCGACGAGTTGTTCAAATACACCGTCACCGACGTGAACCTGGGTCACTTCGCATCCGTTATGGCGGTGACCGAAGAGCAGTGGAACAAGCTGCCTGAAGATCTTCAGAAGATCATGCTGGGCGCGGCTGATGAACAGATCACCGAAGGCGCGCAATTGTGGGTCGACCGGCGTGAGAAGATCATGAAGGAAACGAAGGCCAAAGGTGCTGAATTCGTTTCAGTTCACGACCTGCCACCGGAAGTCAGCAAGTTGCTGATGTCCGGCATGGAGCAGACCTGGTTCGACTACATCGCCAAGCTGGAGGAAAAAGGACTGCCGGGTACAGAGCTCGCCCGTCTGTGGCGCGATATCGTTATCGAGCAGGGCGGAGATGTCCCTGCCGCGATTCACGATCTCTGA
- the rrtA gene encoding rhombosortase: MREHLTISLPDARTTWSVLLALGMILISLLPVELAQLLQFQNELFEEGEYYRLLTGHFVHLGWMHALLNSIGLVIVIWIFPQPLTLRIGLTSVLFCSIFISFGLLLLSEVAWYRGFSGVLHGLFVIGALSAGSVLRWRLPLMLGLVAKLGYELGVGPDSATAELIGGTVIEAAHWLGAAAGLIVASSLWIAKLKKTEV; this comes from the coding sequence ATGCGAGAACACCTGACGATCAGTTTGCCGGATGCGCGAACCACGTGGAGTGTCCTGCTGGCGTTGGGCATGATACTGATCAGCTTGCTGCCTGTTGAGCTAGCGCAGCTTCTGCAATTTCAAAACGAGTTGTTTGAAGAGGGCGAATACTACCGGTTACTGACCGGGCATTTTGTCCATCTCGGCTGGATGCACGCGCTTCTCAACAGCATCGGTTTGGTTATCGTTATCTGGATATTTCCCCAGCCCCTTACGCTACGAATCGGGCTCACCTCAGTTCTGTTCTGCTCGATTTTTATCTCTTTCGGCTTACTGTTACTGTCCGAAGTCGCCTGGTACCGGGGTTTCTCGGGGGTGCTTCACGGTCTGTTCGTTATTGGCGCGCTGAGTGCGGGGTCAGTCCTGCGGTGGCGTCTGCCATTGATGCTGGGCCTGGTGGCTAAGCTGGGTTATGAGCTTGGTGTCGGCCCCGATAGCGCTACGGCAGAGCTTATCGGTGGAACGGTTATAGAAGCCGCCCACTGGTTGGGCGCGGCGGCAGGATTGATAGTCGCGTCGAGTCTGTGGATAGCGAAGCTGAAGAAAACCGAAGTCTAG
- a CDS encoding helix-turn-helix domain-containing protein, giving the protein MPKTRIRTYSPYTRAAVALLGEQVRAARLSQRLPVAEVAERVGTSRGFIQRLERGDLKVEIGLAFEVAFIVGVPLFEPQGKDDMALNLEGLNKQRSLMGQMLSLLPRSAHPEKAELRDDF; this is encoded by the coding sequence ATGCCAAAGACCCGTATCCGAACCTATTCGCCATACACCCGTGCAGCCGTTGCGCTACTGGGGGAGCAAGTCCGTGCCGCCCGCCTGTCACAGAGACTTCCGGTCGCCGAAGTGGCCGAACGTGTGGGCACCTCACGTGGTTTTATACAGCGCCTGGAGCGAGGTGATCTTAAGGTCGAAATCGGCTTGGCGTTTGAGGTAGCCTTCATTGTTGGCGTGCCCTTATTTGAACCTCAAGGTAAGGACGACATGGCTCTGAACCTGGAGGGACTTAATAAGCAGCGCTCCCTTATGGGTCAAATGCTGAGCTTGCTGCCCCGCTCTGCCCATCCCGAAAAAGCAGAACTCAGAGATGACTTCTAG